The following coding sequences lie in one Mycobacterium sp. Z3061 genomic window:
- the trpB gene encoding tryptophan synthase subunit beta, which translates to MADLSNPDIPRTSAAIVERTHYDPDAGGHFGVYGGRYVPEALMAVIEEVTVAYEKERVDQDFLDTLDKLQTHYAGRPSPLYETTRLGEHAGSARIFLKREDLNHTGSHKINNVLGQALLARRMGKTRVIAETGAGQHGVATATACALMGLECIIYMGAVDTARQALNVARMRLLGAEVVSVETGSRTLKDAINEAFRDWVTNADNTYYCFGTAAGPHPFPTMVRDFQRIIGMEARVQIQQQAGRLPDAVVACVGGGSNAIGIFHAFLDDPGVRLVGYEAAGDGVETGRHAATFTGGSPGAFQGSFSYLLQDADGQTIESHSISAGLDYPGVGPEHAWLKDAGRVQYEPITDIEAMDAFGLLSRTEGIIPAIESAHAVAGALKLGAELGRGAVIVVNLSGRGDKDVETAAKWFGLMDKS; encoded by the coding sequence ATGGCTGACCTCTCGAACCCGGATATTCCGCGTACCAGCGCCGCCATCGTCGAACGCACCCACTACGACCCGGACGCGGGCGGTCATTTCGGCGTTTACGGCGGACGCTACGTCCCCGAAGCGCTGATGGCCGTCATCGAGGAAGTCACCGTCGCCTACGAGAAGGAACGCGTCGACCAGGATTTCCTGGACACCCTGGACAAGTTGCAGACGCACTATGCCGGCCGGCCGTCTCCGTTGTACGAGACGACCCGGTTGGGCGAGCACGCCGGCTCGGCCCGGATCTTCCTCAAGCGAGAAGACCTGAACCACACCGGGTCTCACAAGATCAACAACGTGCTCGGCCAGGCGCTGCTGGCTCGCCGGATGGGCAAAACGCGGGTCATCGCCGAGACGGGGGCCGGCCAGCACGGCGTGGCTACCGCCACCGCCTGCGCGCTGATGGGCCTGGAGTGCATCATCTACATGGGCGCGGTCGACACCGCGCGTCAAGCGCTCAACGTGGCCCGGATGCGGTTGCTGGGCGCGGAGGTCGTTTCGGTGGAGACCGGGTCCCGGACCCTCAAAGACGCCATCAACGAGGCGTTTCGGGACTGGGTCACCAACGCCGACAACACCTACTACTGCTTCGGCACCGCCGCCGGACCGCATCCGTTCCCGACCATGGTGCGCGACTTCCAGCGCATCATCGGCATGGAGGCGCGCGTTCAGATCCAGCAGCAGGCGGGCAGGTTGCCCGACGCGGTGGTCGCGTGCGTCGGTGGCGGGTCCAACGCAATCGGCATCTTCCACGCTTTCCTCGACGATCCCGGTGTGAGACTGGTGGGCTATGAAGCCGCCGGCGACGGCGTCGAAACCGGCCGGCACGCGGCGACTTTCACCGGCGGTTCGCCTGGTGCGTTCCAAGGTTCGTTCTCGTACCTGCTGCAGGACGCGGACGGACAGACCATCGAATCGCATTCCATATCAGCAGGTTTGGACTACCCGGGGGTAGGCCCGGAACACGCATGGCTCAAAGACGCGGGGCGCGTTCAGTACGAACCGATCACCGACATCGAGGCCATGGACGCGTTCGGCCTGCTGTCCCGGACGGAGGGCATCATCCCGGCCATCGAATCCGCGCACGCGGTGGCCGGAGCGCTGAAGCTGGGTGCCGAATTGGGAAGGGGCGCGGTCATTGTGGTGAACCTGTCGGGCCGCGGAGACAAGGACGTGGAGACCGCCGCGAAGTGGTTCGGCCTGATGGACAAGTCGTGA
- the trpA gene encoding tryptophan synthase subunit alpha — MTVQQSAAGRLGPLFDSCRADGRAALIGYLPTGYPDVPGSLQAMTALVESGCDIIEVGVPYSDPGMDGPTIQRATEQALSGGVRVRDTLTAVEAISAAGGRAVVMTYWNPVLHYGVDAFARDLAAAGGQGLITPDLIPDEAAQWIAASEEHGLDRIFLVAPSSTPERLVATVEASRGFVYAASTMGVTGARDAVSTAAPELVRRVKAVADIPVGVGLGVRSGAQAAQIGSYADGVIVGSALVSALGEGLSALRALTEELAAGVRQRKSA; from the coding sequence GTGACCGTGCAACAGAGTGCGGCCGGCAGACTGGGCCCGTTGTTCGATTCGTGCCGGGCTGACGGCCGGGCGGCATTGATCGGTTATCTGCCCACCGGTTACCCGGACGTGCCGGGATCGCTGCAGGCCATGACCGCACTGGTCGAATCCGGTTGCGACATTATCGAAGTCGGTGTGCCGTACTCCGACCCGGGGATGGACGGCCCGACGATTCAGCGGGCCACCGAGCAGGCGCTCAGCGGGGGAGTCCGGGTGCGCGACACCCTGACCGCGGTCGAGGCGATCAGTGCCGCGGGTGGCCGGGCGGTAGTGATGACTTACTGGAATCCGGTGTTGCACTACGGAGTTGACGCGTTTGCCCGCGACCTGGCGGCGGCCGGCGGCCAGGGGTTGATCACTCCCGACCTCATTCCCGATGAGGCGGCGCAGTGGATTGCGGCGTCGGAGGAGCACGGTTTGGATCGCATCTTCCTGGTGGCGCCGTCATCGACGCCCGAACGGCTGGTGGCCACCGTCGAGGCGTCACGCGGATTCGTCTACGCGGCGTCGACGATGGGTGTGACGGGCGCGCGCGACGCGGTCTCGACGGCCGCTCCTGAACTGGTGAGAAGGGTGAAGGCGGTGGCTGACATACCAGTTGGCGTCGGACTGGGTGTGCGGTCGGGTGCGCAGGCCGCGCAGATCGGCAGCTACGCCGACGGGGTGATCGTCGGTTCGGCACTGGTGTCGGCGTTGGGCGAGGGCCTGTCGGCCCTGCGGGCGCTGACCGAGGAACTGGCCGCCGGCGTGCGCCAGAGGAAGTCGGCATGA
- a CDS encoding prolipoprotein diacylglyceryl transferase, translating into MSQTYLAYIPSPPRGVWHLGPLPIRAYAFFIITGILVALLIADRRWVARGGQRGVVYDIALWMVPFGLIGGRLYHLATDWQTYWGPGGAGTAAALRIWDGGLGIWGAVALGAVGAWIGCRRRDIPLPAFLDAVAPGVVLAQAIGRLGNYFNQELYGRETTVPWGLEIFYRRDPAGYVDVHSLDGVSTGQVALVVQPTFLYELIWNLVVFGLLLLLDRRLTLGHARLFASYVALYCVGRFAVELLRDDTATHIAGIRINTFTSTFVFIAAVVYIILAPKGREDPALLRGRVADEADEALEPEPEPEPASVAATSAAATAAGTAAVGDGEAAGDEESTAGADEPAAADDGEPEPAGTAAAESDEESEPEVTEAQAAVAEETVEGDAGESDQAEILEEAEAEEAEESELDEAEEAVAEAEEAHEAEAATEAADEAEVDELPDIDAMEPVVEDAEPETAEAPPKAAESAGHPLLGGAPAVPQDTDEAEEAVVEAEPEVADADAEEVDEVDEADAEPAEPAAEEPDEADEVDEVDEADAEPAEPAAEEADEFDEVEAEAAEPAAEEVDEADEAEEAEPAAEEADEPTAEDEAAEPVPDEPETAEPVPDEPETAEAVADESAAVESESTGDDEPAPPAPDTATEESAGTARQRWRLRLRRQR; encoded by the coding sequence ATGTCCCAGACGTACCTCGCCTACATTCCCAGCCCCCCGCGCGGAGTGTGGCATCTGGGGCCGCTGCCGATTCGGGCCTACGCGTTCTTCATCATCACCGGCATCCTGGTGGCTTTACTGATCGCGGACCGGCGCTGGGTGGCCCGTGGCGGTCAGCGCGGGGTGGTCTACGACATCGCTTTGTGGATGGTGCCGTTCGGTTTGATCGGTGGCCGGCTCTACCACCTGGCCACGGACTGGCAGACATATTGGGGTCCCGGTGGCGCCGGTACGGCTGCGGCACTGCGGATCTGGGACGGCGGCCTGGGCATCTGGGGCGCGGTGGCCCTCGGCGCGGTCGGTGCCTGGATCGGCTGCCGGCGGCGCGACATCCCGTTGCCCGCGTTCCTCGACGCGGTGGCTCCCGGAGTGGTGTTGGCGCAGGCCATCGGACGGCTCGGAAACTATTTCAATCAGGAGCTCTACGGCCGCGAAACCACGGTGCCGTGGGGCCTGGAGATCTTCTACCGGCGCGACCCTGCCGGCTACGTCGACGTCCACTCGCTTGACGGCGTCTCGACGGGGCAGGTGGCGCTCGTCGTGCAGCCCACGTTCTTGTACGAATTGATCTGGAACCTGGTGGTATTCGGCCTGTTGCTGTTGCTGGACCGGCGTTTGACCCTCGGCCACGCGCGGCTGTTCGCGTCCTATGTCGCGCTGTATTGCGTCGGGCGATTCGCCGTGGAGTTGCTGCGTGATGACACCGCGACACACATCGCGGGCATTCGGATCAACACCTTCACGTCGACGTTCGTCTTCATCGCCGCGGTCGTGTACATCATCCTGGCGCCGAAGGGCCGGGAAGACCCGGCGTTGTTGCGCGGGCGGGTGGCCGACGAAGCGGACGAAGCTTTGGAGCCGGAGCCGGAGCCGGAGCCGGCGAGCGTCGCGGCCACCTCGGCTGCGGCGACAGCCGCGGGAACGGCTGCCGTGGGCGATGGCGAAGCCGCGGGCGACGAGGAATCCACGGCTGGTGCAGATGAACCGGCGGCAGCCGATGACGGCGAGCCGGAGCCGGCCGGGACGGCGGCTGCTGAGTCTGACGAGGAGTCGGAGCCGGAAGTCACCGAAGCGCAGGCCGCGGTCGCCGAGGAGACGGTCGAAGGCGACGCCGGCGAGTCCGATCAGGCTGAGATCCTCGAAGAGGCCGAAGCCGAGGAGGCCGAAGAGTCTGAGCTTGACGAGGCCGAAGAGGCCGTCGCAGAGGCCGAAGAAGCTCACGAGGCCGAGGCCGCTACTGAAGCGGCGGATGAGGCGGAGGTCGACGAGCTACCGGACATCGACGCGATGGAACCGGTGGTCGAGGATGCCGAGCCGGAGACCGCCGAAGCGCCTCCGAAGGCCGCAGAGTCCGCTGGTCATCCGCTGCTTGGTGGCGCCCCCGCAGTGCCTCAGGACACCGACGAAGCCGAGGAAGCGGTGGTCGAGGCGGAGCCGGAAGTGGCTGACGCCGATGCCGAGGAAGTCGACGAGGTCGACGAGGCCGACGCTGAACCAGCCGAGCCTGCCGCCGAGGAACCCGACGAAGCTGACGAGGTCGACGAGGTCGACGAGGCCGACGCTGAACCAGCCGAGCCTGCCGCCGAAGAAGCCGACGAATTCGACGAGGTCGAAGCTGAAGCAGCCGAGCCTGCTGCCGAAGAAGTCGACGAAGCTGACGAGGCCGAGGAGGCCGAGCCCGCCGCCGAAGAAGCCGACGAACCCACCGCCGAGGACGAGGCCGCCGAGCCTGTACCGGACGAGCCCGAGACCGCCGAGCCCGTGCCGGACGAGCCCGAGACCGCCGAGGCCGTAGCCGACGAATCCGCTGCGGTTGAGTCTGAGTCCACGGGTGACGACGAGCCCGCGCCCCCGGCGCCGGACACCGCCACGGAAGAGAGCGCCGGCACAGCGCGTCAGCGCTGGCGACTCCGCCTCCGCAGGCAGCGTTAG
- a CDS encoding NINE protein, giving the protein MWRWADTRRIWHAETVTEQPWPGAGEPGSPPQDSGYPPPPFPPPYQPYPQYAAGYDPSAPYGRHPVTGQPYSDKSKTVAGLLQLLGLFGFVGVGRIYAGHVGLGVAQLLVGWVTCGLGAWVWGIIDAVLILTDKVTDPQGRPLRD; this is encoded by the coding sequence ATGTGGCGGTGGGCGGACACCCGCCGTATCTGGCATGCTGAAACCGTGACTGAGCAGCCGTGGCCGGGTGCCGGCGAGCCTGGCTCCCCGCCGCAGGATTCCGGGTACCCGCCGCCGCCATTTCCGCCGCCCTACCAGCCGTACCCGCAGTACGCGGCCGGCTACGACCCGTCGGCGCCGTACGGCCGACACCCCGTCACCGGGCAACCGTATTCGGACAAGTCGAAGACCGTCGCGGGCCTGCTGCAACTGCTCGGCCTGTTCGGTTTCGTCGGCGTCGGGCGTATCTACGCGGGTCATGTTGGGCTGGGCGTAGCGCAGTTGCTGGTCGGCTGGGTGACGTGCGGGCTGGGCGCCTGGGTGTGGGGCATCATCGACGCGGTGCTGATCCTCACCGACAAAGTCACCGATCCGCAGGGTCGTCCGTTGCGTGATTGA
- a CDS encoding DUF2752 domain-containing protein translates to MEPDPRASAAPKKIIAAGSAVLLAGSLAYIGFADPHKPDSVYPQCPFKFLTGWNCPACGGLRMTHDLLHGHLSAAIYDNAFALVVIPLVAGWILVRRFRGRSWSPVATTITLVIAATAWTVVRNLPGFPLVPTVLSG, encoded by the coding sequence ATTGAACCTGACCCGCGGGCCTCGGCTGCGCCGAAGAAGATCATCGCCGCAGGATCGGCTGTCCTGTTGGCCGGCTCGCTGGCGTACATCGGTTTCGCCGATCCGCACAAGCCGGATTCGGTTTATCCGCAGTGTCCGTTCAAATTTCTCACCGGCTGGAACTGTCCGGCCTGCGGTGGGCTCCGAATGACCCACGATCTGCTGCACGGTCATCTCTCAGCCGCCATATACGACAATGCCTTCGCGCTTGTCGTGATCCCGCTGGTGGCCGGTTGGATCCTGGTGCGGCGGTTCAGGGGCCGATCGTGGTCGCCGGTAGCCACGACGATCACGCTGGTGATCGCGGCGACGGCATGGACGGTGGTGCGCAATCTGCCCGGCTTCCCATTGGTGCCGACGGTCCTGAGCGGCTGA
- the pyk gene encoding pyruvate kinase, which yields MTRRGKIVCTLGPATPTDDLVRDLVEAGMDVARMNFSHGDYADHEAAYQRVRNASNATGRAVGIMCDLQGPKLRLGRFADGPTYWADGETVRITVADCKGSHDRVSTTYKRLAEDARPGDRVLVDDGKVGLIVDRVEGDDVVCKVVEGGPVSNNKGISLPGMNVSAPALSEKDIEDLTFALKLGVDMVALSFVRSPSDVELVHEVMDRVGRRVPVIAKLEKPEAIDNLEAIVLAFDAVMVARGDLGVELPLEEVPLVQKRAIQMARENAKPVIVATQMLDSMIENSRPTRAEASDVANAVLDGADALMLSGETSVGKYPLQAVKTMSRIVCAVEENSTAAPPLTHVPRTKRGVISYAARDIGERLDAKALVAFTQSGDTVRRLARLHTPLPLLAFTDLPEVRSQLAMTWGTETFIVPHMKTTDGMIREVDKSLLELGRYKRGDLVVIVAGAPPGTVGSTNLIHVHRIGEDDV from the coding sequence GTGACTAGACGCGGAAAGATCGTCTGCACCCTCGGGCCGGCCACCCCCACCGACGATTTAGTCCGTGACCTGGTTGAAGCCGGAATGGACGTCGCCCGAATGAACTTCAGTCACGGCGACTATGCGGATCACGAAGCCGCCTACCAGCGCGTCCGCAATGCCTCCAACGCCACCGGCCGCGCCGTAGGCATCATGTGCGACCTCCAGGGCCCCAAACTCCGACTCGGACGTTTCGCCGACGGGCCCACCTACTGGGCCGACGGCGAGACCGTCCGCATCACCGTCGCCGACTGCAAAGGCAGCCACGATCGCGTTTCCACCACCTACAAGCGGCTGGCAGAGGATGCGAGGCCCGGTGACCGGGTGCTCGTCGACGACGGCAAGGTCGGGCTCATCGTCGACCGCGTCGAAGGCGACGACGTGGTGTGCAAGGTCGTCGAGGGCGGTCCGGTCAGCAACAACAAGGGGATCTCGCTGCCCGGGATGAACGTCTCCGCCCCGGCGCTGTCCGAGAAGGACATCGAGGACCTGACGTTCGCACTCAAACTGGGTGTCGACATGGTGGCACTGTCGTTCGTGCGTTCGCCGTCCGACGTCGAACTGGTCCACGAAGTGATGGACCGGGTCGGGCGGCGGGTACCGGTGATCGCCAAGCTGGAGAAGCCCGAAGCGATCGACAATCTCGAGGCCATCGTGCTGGCGTTCGACGCGGTGATGGTGGCCCGCGGTGACCTCGGCGTCGAGCTGCCGCTGGAAGAAGTGCCGCTGGTGCAGAAGCGGGCCATCCAGATGGCCCGGGAGAACGCCAAGCCGGTCATCGTGGCGACCCAGATGCTCGACTCGATGATCGAGAACTCGCGGCCCACCCGGGCCGAGGCCTCCGACGTCGCCAACGCCGTGCTGGACGGCGCGGACGCGCTGATGCTCTCCGGTGAAACCTCCGTCGGCAAGTACCCGCTGCAGGCGGTCAAGACGATGTCGCGCATCGTGTGCGCGGTCGAGGAGAATTCGACCGCCGCACCGCCCCTGACGCACGTGCCGCGCACCAAACGGGGCGTGATCTCCTACGCCGCACGCGACATCGGCGAGCGGCTGGACGCCAAGGCTCTGGTGGCGTTCACCCAGTCCGGCGACACCGTCCGGCGACTGGCCCGCCTGCATACCCCACTGCCGCTGCTGGCATTCACCGACCTGCCGGAGGTGCGCAGCCAGCTGGCCATGACGTGGGGCACCGAGACATTCATCGTTCCGCACATGAAGACCACCGACGGCATGATCCGCGAGGTGGACAAGTCCCTGCTCGAACTCGGGCGCTACAAGCGCGGCGATCTGGTGGTGATCGTCGCGGGCGCGCCTCCGGGCACGGTCGGCTCGACGAACCTGATCCACGTGCACCGTATCGGTGAGGACGACGTCTAA
- a CDS encoding acyl-CoA thioesterase II, whose product MSDFDELLAILDLNRVAEDRFVGSHPSKNPMRTFGGQLVAQSFVAGTRTLLRANLPPSALSVHFINGGDTHKDIEFRVVPLRDERRFANRRVDAVQDGTLLCTAMISYMAGGRGLEHGVEPPEVAEPESVPPLSELLRGYEKTLPHFVNALQPVDWRYTNDPSWVMRDKGESLAYNRVWLTASGVMPADPVLHTATMLYSSDTTVLDSVITTHGLSWGYDRIFAASANHSVWFHRQVDFDDWVLYSTSSPVAADSRGLGRGHFFDRSGQVIATVVQEGVLKYFPAPSR is encoded by the coding sequence GTGTCCGACTTCGACGAATTGCTGGCGATACTCGACCTCAATCGTGTCGCCGAGGACCGATTCGTCGGATCTCACCCCAGCAAGAACCCGATGCGAACGTTCGGTGGTCAGCTGGTGGCGCAGTCGTTCGTAGCCGGCACCCGCACGCTGCTCCGCGCAAACCTGCCGCCGAGCGCGCTGTCGGTGCACTTCATCAACGGCGGCGACACCCACAAAGACATCGAATTCCGTGTGGTGCCATTGCGTGACGAGCGGCGCTTCGCCAACCGCCGCGTCGATGCGGTACAGGACGGAACGCTGCTGTGCACGGCGATGATCTCGTACATGGCCGGCGGGCGGGGTCTCGAGCACGGCGTCGAGCCGCCGGAGGTCGCCGAACCGGAATCGGTGCCGCCGCTGAGCGAACTTCTGCGCGGATATGAGAAGACGCTCCCGCACTTCGTCAACGCGCTGCAGCCGGTCGACTGGCGCTACACCAACGACCCGTCCTGGGTGATGCGGGACAAGGGCGAAAGCCTTGCCTACAACCGGGTTTGGCTGACTGCATCGGGTGTGATGCCCGCCGATCCGGTGCTGCACACCGCGACGATGTTGTACTCCTCGGACACCACGGTGCTGGACTCGGTGATCACCACCCACGGACTGTCCTGGGGATACGACCGCATCTTCGCGGCGTCGGCCAATCACTCGGTGTGGTTTCACCGCCAGGTCGACTTCGACGACTGGGTGCTGTATTCGACGTCATCGCCGGTCGCCGCCGACTCGCGCGGTCTGGGCCGCGGGCACTTCTTCGATCGCTCCGGGCAGGTCATCGCCACGGTCGTGCAGGAGGGCGTGCTGAAGTACTTCCCCGCACCGAGCAGATAA
- a CDS encoding TIR domain-containing protein, which translates to MPPAPAPRTRDYDAFLSYTRHDRQAAAGIQQGLHRIGRRLGQLRALRVFRDDTDLTVSPDLWGKITDALDRSRFLVAVLSPKAAESYWVNREVSYWLERGGRDRLLLVLAGGQLRWDAEHQRFDPEVSNAALPVLTEPGVLPAEPFFIDVSDNAPWNPHAALLREKITALAAPIHGVPKDQLASDDLRERQRFRRLRAAAIAGMAVLTVLAVLAAVFAVVQQREAVHQRQQALRQRDQAVSLKLTSQAQTMLAGIAPGGDVRAIQQILAAPVIAPATELGALLDTLVARRSTLKIFPLAPSSGVMALSPDGRRIVSASDNMLRLWDAGSGASLGAPLVGHTEAVSSVAFTPDGSRIVSGARDDMVRIWDAATGAPVGAPLAGHTDAVSGVAVSPDGRLIVSGSWDKTVRLWDAATGAPIGAPLRGHTDQVTSVAFSPDGRRVASGSTDNTARLWNVATGTAATPPLTGHTDDVVDVAFGADGRRLASASWDGTVRLWDVGTGAPVGTPLVGHTDQVLSVMFSPDGQRIASGSADDTVRLWDAETGAAIGAPLSGHRNPVFDVEFSPDGRRIVSGSNDDTVRWWDANIDAPLGLALTGHTSGVESVAFSPDGRRIASGSTDGTLRLWDAESGAPIGAPLTGHTNKVTSVAFSPDGTRIASGGDDNTLRLWDAATGAPVGAPLTGHTSAVTSVAFSPDGRHIASGSTDKTLRLWDTATGAAVGNPLTGHTGFVEAVAFSPDGRRIVSAGWDKTLRLWDAQTGAPVGGPWTGHSAPVRGVAFSPDGTRVVSASWDKTLRLWNALTGAPIGAPLTGHTEVVRAVAYSRDGRHIVSASADHTVRLWDALTGSAVGSPLTGHTGVVTSVAFSPDGRRIASGSQDQTLRVWPGPTAWPELLCDKITANMSNRQWRDWVSPDIGYRTVCPGLPIAPD; encoded by the coding sequence GTGCCTCCGGCTCCGGCGCCGCGCACCCGCGACTACGACGCCTTCTTGTCGTATACGCGTCACGACCGTCAGGCCGCCGCCGGCATCCAGCAAGGGCTGCACCGCATCGGGCGCCGGCTCGGCCAGCTTCGGGCGCTGCGGGTGTTCCGGGACGACACCGACCTGACCGTCAGCCCCGATCTGTGGGGCAAGATCACCGACGCGCTGGACCGGTCCCGCTTCCTGGTGGCGGTGCTCTCGCCCAAAGCGGCCGAATCCTATTGGGTCAACCGGGAAGTCAGCTACTGGCTCGAGCGCGGCGGACGCGACCGGCTGCTGCTCGTGCTCGCCGGCGGCCAATTGCGGTGGGATGCCGAGCATCAGCGGTTCGATCCCGAGGTGTCGAACGCCGCGCTGCCGGTGCTGACCGAACCCGGTGTGCTCCCGGCCGAGCCGTTCTTCATCGACGTCAGTGACAACGCTCCGTGGAATCCGCACGCGGCGCTGCTGCGGGAGAAGATCACCGCTCTGGCGGCACCGATCCACGGCGTGCCCAAAGACCAGCTGGCCAGTGACGATCTGCGCGAGCGGCAGCGGTTCCGCCGGCTGCGGGCAGCCGCTATCGCGGGGATGGCGGTGCTGACGGTGCTGGCCGTGCTCGCGGCGGTGTTCGCCGTCGTCCAACAACGCGAAGCGGTGCACCAGCGTCAACAGGCCTTGCGTCAGCGCGACCAGGCGGTGTCGCTGAAGCTGACCTCGCAGGCTCAGACGATGCTGGCCGGCATCGCGCCCGGCGGTGACGTGCGGGCGATCCAGCAGATACTCGCCGCCCCGGTGATCGCGCCCGCCACTGAACTCGGTGCTCTGCTGGACACGCTGGTCGCGCGGCGCAGCACCCTGAAGATCTTTCCGCTGGCCCCGTCCTCCGGCGTGATGGCGCTGAGCCCGGACGGCCGGCGCATCGTCTCGGCCAGCGACAACATGCTGCGGTTGTGGGACGCCGGAAGCGGGGCGTCCCTCGGGGCACCCCTGGTCGGCCACACCGAAGCCGTGTCGAGTGTCGCCTTCACCCCCGACGGTAGCCGGATCGTCTCGGGCGCTCGCGACGACATGGTGCGGATCTGGGACGCCGCCACCGGCGCACCGGTCGGGGCCCCGCTGGCCGGGCACACCGACGCGGTGTCCGGAGTCGCCGTCAGCCCGGATGGTCGCCTTATCGTGTCGGGCAGCTGGGACAAGACCGTGCGACTGTGGGACGCGGCCACCGGCGCCCCGATCGGCGCGCCACTGCGCGGGCACACCGACCAGGTCACCTCGGTCGCCTTCAGCCCGGACGGGCGCCGAGTCGCTTCGGGCAGCACGGACAACACGGCGCGGCTGTGGAACGTCGCAACCGGCACCGCTGCCACACCGCCATTGACCGGCCACACCGACGACGTCGTCGACGTCGCGTTCGGCGCCGACGGGCGCCGCCTTGCCTCGGCAAGCTGGGACGGCACCGTGCGGCTGTGGGACGTCGGCACCGGAGCCCCGGTGGGCACGCCGCTGGTCGGGCACACAGACCAGGTGCTCAGCGTGATGTTCAGCCCAGACGGGCAACGTATCGCCTCCGGTAGCGCCGACGACACGGTGCGATTGTGGGACGCCGAGACCGGCGCCGCGATCGGCGCGCCGCTCAGCGGGCATCGCAACCCGGTCTTCGACGTCGAATTCAGCCCGGACGGGCGGCGCATCGTCTCGGGCAGCAACGATGACACCGTCCGGTGGTGGGACGCGAACATCGACGCGCCGCTCGGCCTGGCTCTGACCGGGCACACCAGCGGCGTCGAGAGTGTGGCTTTCAGTCCGGACGGGCGGCGGATCGCTTCCGGTAGCACCGACGGCACCCTGCGATTGTGGGACGCCGAAAGCGGCGCCCCGATCGGTGCACCCCTGACCGGGCACACCAACAAGGTCACCAGTGTGGCGTTCAGTCCCGACGGAACGCGCATCGCCTCCGGCGGCGACGACAACACGTTGCGACTGTGGGACGCCGCCACCGGCGCGCCGGTCGGTGCGCCCCTGACTGGGCACACCAGCGCCGTGACCAGCGTGGCGTTCAGCCCGGACGGGCGGCACATCGCCTCGGGGAGCACCGACAAGACGCTGCGGTTGTGGGATACCGCCACCGGCGCCGCGGTCGGCAACCCCCTGACCGGGCACACCGGCTTCGTCGAGGCGGTCGCGTTCAGCCCGGACGGGCGGCGCATCGTCTCCGCGGGCTGGGACAAGACACTGCGCCTGTGGGACGCGCAGACCGGTGCACCCGTCGGGGGGCCGTGGACCGGACACAGCGCACCCGTGCGCGGTGTGGCGTTCAGCCCCGACGGGACCCGTGTGGTGAGCGCCAGTTGGGACAAGACACTACGACTGTGGAACGCGCTCACCGGCGCGCCGATCGGTGCGCCGCTGACCGGCCATACCGAGGTGGTGCGGGCGGTGGCCTACAGCCGGGACGGGCGGCACATCGTTTCCGCCAGCGCCGATCACACCGTCCGCTTGTGGGATGCGCTCACCGGATCGGCGGTCGGCTCCCCGCTGACCGGTCACACCGGGGTGGTCACCAGTGTCGCGTTCAGTCCCGACGGCCGCCGCATCGCCTCGGGCAGTCAGGACCAGACGCTACGGGTCTGGCCGGGACCCACGGCGTGGCCAGAGTTGTTGTGCGACAAGATCACTGCAAATATGAGCAACCGTCAGTGGCGGGACTGGGTGTCCCCGGACATCGGCTACCGCACGGTGTGCCCGGGTCTTCCGATTGCACCCGATTAG